The following proteins come from a genomic window of Pseudomonadota bacterium:
- the fliG gene encoding flagellar motor switch protein FliG: MADKQQSLSGTQRAAILLMSLGEKHAASILRHMNPREIHKVGTAMSSLGNISGEQVAKVVTDFLESARNKSAMSIGQDEYVSKVLQQALGAERAEGMINRVLEGRNAKGLETLKWMGAETIVEVIRDEHPQIISIVLSQLDADQAASVLAGLDDDVRTDVLLRVARMEEIHPAALEELDRVLARQVGERSTVKPPRIGGSKKVADILNSLDSAEESALTKRLIELDEALGQEIQELMFVFDNLKDIDGRGIQALLREVSGDVLVIALKGADDILKDKIFSNMSKRAAEMMRDDMETKGPVKLSEVKEAQKEILQVAQRMIEAGEIMIGGKGGEEYV, from the coding sequence ATGGCTGACAAGCAACAGTCTCTGAGCGGTACCCAGCGCGCCGCGATTCTCCTGATGAGTCTGGGTGAAAAGCACGCCGCTAGCATTCTGCGTCATATGAATCCGCGCGAGATTCATAAGGTGGGTACGGCCATGTCGTCGCTCGGTAATATCAGTGGCGAGCAGGTGGCGAAGGTTGTGACCGATTTTCTTGAATCCGCCAGGAACAAGAGTGCCATGAGTATCGGCCAGGACGAGTACGTGTCCAAGGTCCTGCAGCAGGCACTGGGTGCGGAACGTGCGGAGGGCATGATCAACCGGGTGCTTGAAGGCCGCAACGCGAAAGGTCTGGAAACCCTAAAATGGATGGGGGCCGAGACCATCGTCGAGGTGATACGTGACGAGCATCCGCAGATCATCTCTATCGTGTTGTCGCAACTGGATGCGGACCAGGCCGCCAGTGTGCTGGCCGGACTCGACGATGACGTGCGCACGGATGTGCTGCTCCGGGTGGCGCGCATGGAGGAGATACACCCGGCTGCGCTGGAGGAGCTCGATCGTGTGCTGGCCAGGCAGGTTGGCGAGCGCAGCACCGTCAAGCCGCCGCGCATAGGCGGATCGAAGAAAGTCGCAGATATTCTAAATTCGCTCGACAGTGCCGAGGAAAGCGCACTGACCAAACGGCTGATCGAGCTGGACGAGGCGCTGGGTCAGGAAATTCAGGAGTTGATGTTCGTTTTCGACAACCTCAAGGATATCGATGGCCGCGGCATACAGGCGCTCCTGCGCGAGGTGTCCGGAGACGTGCTGGTAATAGCGCTCAAGGGTGCTGACGATATCCTCAAGGACAAGATCTTCTCGAACATGTCCAAGCGTGCCGCGGAAATGATGCGCGACGACATGGAAACCAAGGGGCCGGTCAAGCTGAGCGAGGTCAAGGAGGCGCAGAAGGAGATTCTGCAGGTGGCGCAGCGCATGATCGAGGCGGGTGAGATTATGATCGGCGGCAAGGGTGGAGAGGAATATGTCTGA
- the fliE gene encoding flagellar hook-basal body complex protein FliE codes for MSEMGISQVLAQMRAIAAQAQYSPAAESGNVAASERPDFAALLAQSVNGVNETQQTASKLAAAFEAEDPDVDVAEVMVAMQKSSLSFQALTTVRNKLVQAYQEIMSMSV; via the coding sequence ATGAGCGAGATGGGTATCAGCCAGGTACTGGCACAGATGCGCGCGATAGCGGCGCAGGCGCAATATTCACCAGCGGCAGAAAGCGGCAATGTGGCGGCAAGCGAACGGCCGGATTTTGCCGCCTTGCTGGCACAGTCCGTCAACGGCGTGAATGAGACACAGCAGACTGCCAGCAAACTGGCTGCCGCTTTCGAAGCCGAGGATCCCGATGTGGATGTGGCTGAGGTCATGGTGGCCATGCAGAAATCAAGCCTGTCGTTCCAGGCGTTGACGACTGTTCGCAACAAGTTGGTACAGGCGTATCAGGAAATCATGAGCATGTCGGTGTAG
- a CDS encoding flagellar protein FliT — MTASMRQQLAGLLELAGQMQACAVAADWDGVAVRRDTLQRQVETLFAGGVNPEETPELAEGIRRIIEMNGTVITHCRAARDAHAAILEDVRAGRRAVSSYAANAG, encoded by the coding sequence ATGACCGCATCCATGCGGCAACAGCTTGCCGGATTGCTGGAATTGGCTGGCCAGATGCAGGCGTGCGCGGTTGCCGCCGACTGGGACGGGGTCGCTGTGCGCCGGGATACGTTACAACGGCAGGTCGAGACTCTGTTCGCCGGGGGCGTCAACCCGGAGGAAACGCCGGAGTTGGCTGAGGGGATCCGGCGGATCATCGAGATGAACGGAACTGTCATCACCCACTGCCGCGCGGCGCGTGATGCGCATGCCGCTATCCTCGAGGATGTGCGAGCGGGTCGGCGAGCGGTGAGCAGCTATGCCGCCAACGCTGGTTGA
- the fliF gene encoding flagellar basal-body MS-ring/collar protein FliF, whose protein sequence is MALVDPENIAAQARGFNALPVLRQIGLMVGLAASVALGVAVVLWSRTPDYSMLYGRLSDVEAAQVAATLDSTGIPYRIEHGSGAITVPADKVHEARLKLASRGLPRGDGTGFELLNESQGFGTSQFMEQARYNRAIEGELARSISTLQSVESARVHLAIPKRSVFLRDRSKPQASVVLKLFAGARLDDERLAGIVNLVASSVEGLEADDVTVVDQNGRLLTANNGAHGIAASASQLAYTRKLEQEYIKRIEDILIPIVGDDGVRAQVVADVDFTTVESTTESYQPDDRAVRSEETFEESTTSSTVAGVPGALTNQPPPAGTLNDGSIAEEEPKPVNNTRRATRNYEIDRSISHTRKSPGMVKQLSVAVLVDYRTQADDKGKTVRVPLEEAEIARITDLVKEAVGFSEERNDSIQVSNIPFRAVAEVSEAFPETPIWQQPWIGGVVKQVLGALFVLFLLFGVLRPVLRSLALHPEPAAGAGGQAALPQGAAGGAQALGEDRVNLSGQQVPLSPEQQFGMARSMIDNDSRRVAGVVKDWVATDG, encoded by the coding sequence ATGGCGCTGGTTGATCCTGAAAACATTGCGGCCCAGGCACGCGGATTCAACGCCTTGCCCGTATTGCGTCAGATCGGCCTGATGGTGGGTCTGGCCGCGAGCGTGGCGCTGGGTGTCGCCGTGGTGCTCTGGTCGCGTACGCCGGACTACAGCATGCTGTACGGACGGTTGTCGGATGTCGAGGCCGCGCAGGTCGCAGCAACGCTGGACAGCACGGGTATCCCGTACCGGATCGAGCACGGTTCCGGTGCAATCACCGTGCCGGCAGACAAGGTTCACGAGGCGCGTCTGAAGCTCGCCTCCCGTGGCCTGCCGCGCGGTGACGGCACCGGTTTCGAGCTGCTCAACGAAAGCCAGGGTTTCGGGACCAGCCAGTTCATGGAGCAGGCGCGCTACAACCGTGCGATCGAGGGGGAGCTGGCGCGTTCGATCTCGACGCTGCAGAGTGTGGAAAGCGCGCGCGTGCATCTGGCGATTCCTAAGCGCTCGGTCTTCCTGCGCGATCGCAGCAAGCCGCAGGCATCCGTGGTGCTCAAGCTGTTCGCGGGTGCGCGGCTGGATGATGAACGCCTGGCCGGTATCGTCAATCTGGTGGCATCCAGTGTCGAGGGCCTGGAGGCGGACGATGTGACCGTGGTCGACCAGAATGGCCGGCTCCTTACCGCCAACAACGGCGCCCACGGGATTGCGGCCAGTGCCAGTCAGCTGGCCTACACGCGCAAGCTGGAGCAGGAGTACATCAAGCGCATCGAGGATATTCTCATTCCGATCGTCGGTGACGACGGCGTACGGGCGCAGGTCGTAGCCGACGTCGACTTCACCACCGTCGAAAGCACCACGGAAAGCTATCAACCGGATGACCGTGCTGTGCGCAGCGAGGAAACCTTCGAAGAAAGTACCACGTCCAGCACGGTCGCTGGCGTACCCGGCGCGCTGACCAACCAGCCGCCACCGGCAGGCACGCTCAATGACGGCTCGATCGCCGAGGAGGAGCCGAAGCCGGTCAACAATACGCGCCGGGCGACGCGCAACTATGAAATCGACCGCAGTATCAGCCATACGCGGAAATCGCCGGGCATGGTCAAGCAGCTCTCGGTCGCGGTGCTGGTTGACTATCGCACACAGGCCGACGACAAGGGCAAGACCGTACGGGTTCCGCTGGAGGAGGCTGAAATAGCGCGAATTACCGATCTGGTCAAGGAAGCCGTCGGCTTCAGCGAGGAGCGCAACGACAGTATCCAAGTCAGCAATATCCCGTTCCGCGCGGTTGCAGAGGTGAGCGAGGCGTTCCCGGAAACCCCGATCTGGCAGCAGCCATGGATCGGAGGAGTGGTCAAGCAGGTGCTCGGCGCGCTGTTCGTGCTGTTCCTCCTGTTCGGTGTGTTGCGCCCGGTATTGCGCAGTCTCGCGCTGCATCCGGAACCGGCAGCCGGTGCGGGCGGGCAGGCTGCGCTGCCGCAGGGCGCGGCTGGTGGTGCGCAAGCGCTGGGTGAAGATCGTGTCAATCTTTCGGGGCAGCAGGTGCCGCTTTCGCCGGAACAGCAGTTCGGCATGGCGCGCTCGATGATCGATAACGATTCACGCCGGGTGGCCGGAGTCGTCAAGGACTGGGTCGCTACGGATGGCTGA
- a CDS encoding flagellar hook-length control protein FliK: MSKAIPTLNAGISATAAARGKGKFAGREETGGFSRLLAAGQKEQAGATEMQTVPPGGKKLPHEPHQRAAAKDTAQDAAVADSAPGSEQAAAGQDAESAAVPETVATEQAQSAEVPVLQAPAPMLVEVAENPAATGDMAALATTAVASVAAGAGVDAPAAQPATADGGVAAESAATATADEPELVAAGAAGVPAAGTALAQPQDITGDAQADADAAEAAPPRPASEPAGVAVRAGVPQLPAVATAQGNGADAGMSGDNGSNAAPEQPAGNAAVAPAAATISFADSLLDTATTPSASRISVPVGQPGWGRAMAEQVVWFANQNIHSASLKLSPQHLGPLELQLHMDGERASIVFSSQHAAVRDALESSLPRLRDMFAEQGLNLVNVNISHQEGGSGQDQAAGTQGGVGYNPVADADGQQPLASGQTASPVARGLVDCFA; encoded by the coding sequence ATGAGCAAGGCCATACCGACCCTGAATGCGGGGATTTCCGCCACGGCAGCAGCGCGCGGCAAGGGCAAATTCGCCGGCCGGGAAGAGACCGGCGGATTTTCCCGGCTGCTGGCCGCCGGGCAGAAGGAACAGGCTGGGGCGACAGAGATGCAAACCGTGCCGCCCGGCGGCAAGAAATTGCCCCATGAGCCGCATCAGCGTGCCGCTGCGAAGGATACGGCACAGGATGCAGCGGTGGCGGATTCTGCGCCGGGCTCCGAACAGGCTGCGGCTGGGCAGGATGCGGAGTCCGCCGCCGTGCCCGAAACGGTTGCGACGGAGCAAGCCCAGTCGGCAGAGGTGCCGGTGCTGCAGGCACCCGCGCCAATGCTCGTGGAGGTTGCAGAAAATCCCGCAGCGACTGGCGACATGGCGGCGCTCGCGACAACGGCGGTTGCCAGCGTGGCGGCCGGGGCAGGGGTGGATGCGCCTGCTGCACAGCCAGCTACCGCAGATGGTGGTGTTGCAGCGGAATCTGCCGCCACCGCAACAGCGGACGAACCGGAGCTCGTCGCCGCCGGCGCAGCCGGTGTCCCGGCGGCCGGCACGGCCCTGGCGCAACCGCAGGATATAACCGGTGACGCCCAGGCAGACGCGGACGCAGCGGAGGCGGCGCCGCCGCGCCCGGCAAGCGAGCCCGCCGGGGTTGCGGTACGCGCCGGCGTCCCACAGCTGCCGGCAGTGGCGACAGCGCAGGGTAACGGCGCGGATGCCGGCATGAGCGGCGATAACGGCTCCAATGCCGCGCCGGAGCAGCCTGCAGGGAATGCTGCCGTCGCACCTGCCGCCGCAACCATCTCATTTGCGGATTCCCTGCTGGATACCGCAACGACCCCGTCTGCATCCCGGATATCGGTACCGGTCGGGCAGCCGGGATGGGGGCGTGCCATGGCCGAGCAGGTGGTCTGGTTTGCAAACCAGAACATCCACTCGGCCAGTCTCAAGTTGAGCCCGCAACACCTGGGACCGCTGGAGCTGCAGCTGCATATGGACGGTGAGCGCGCGAGCATCGTCTTCTCGAGCCAGCATGCCGCCGTACGCGATGCGCTCGAGTCGTCATTGCCCCGTCTGCGTGACATGTTTGCTGAGCAGGGTTTGAACCTGGTGAATGTCAACATATCACACCAGGAAGGTGGCAGCGGACAAGACCAGGCCGCGGGCACCCAGGGCGGTGTTGGCTACAACCCCGTGGCGGATGCGGACGGCCAGCAGCCGCTCGCGTCCGGCCAGACAGCGTCGCCCGTGGCGCGCGGTCTGGTGGATTGCTTTGCATAG
- the fliJ gene encoding flagellar export protein FliJ, whose protein sequence is MKPSQRMKPALELAQEHLRAAALKLADAQFRLEQKQQKLRELESYRDEYMQGLLRKSRDGLHIVQMKDYNLFLDKLNQAIHQQHRVLEGVRVEVEHCARQWREEQVRVNALNKVIERKLETERREADRLEQLETNEHARIRWRPRLS, encoded by the coding sequence ATGAAACCGTCGCAACGCATGAAACCCGCGCTGGAGCTTGCCCAGGAGCATCTGCGGGCGGCCGCATTGAAACTGGCGGACGCACAATTCCGGCTCGAGCAAAAGCAGCAGAAGCTCCGCGAGCTGGAATCCTACCGGGATGAATACATGCAGGGCCTGCTGCGCAAGAGTCGTGACGGGCTGCATATCGTGCAGATGAAGGACTACAACCTGTTTCTGGACAAACTCAACCAGGCAATCCACCAGCAGCATCGGGTGCTCGAAGGCGTGCGCGTGGAGGTGGAGCACTGTGCCCGACAGTGGCGCGAGGAACAGGTGAGAGTCAACGCGCTGAACAAGGTGATCGAGCGCAAGCTGGAGACCGAGCGCCGAGAGGCGGACCGGCTGGAGCAGCTGGAGACCAACGAACATGCCCGCATCCGCTGGCGCCCCCGGTTGTCATGA
- a CDS encoding sigma-54 dependent transcriptional regulator, with protein sequence MDEPVQQVTGSELVAEDRRSVALVALARRVAGSEVTVMITGESGTGKEVLARFIHRNSSRRDAPFVAINCAAIPENMLEAVLFGYEKGAFTGAYHAHPGKFEQAQGGTLLLDEISEMDLGLQAKLLRVLQEKEVERLGGRETIPLDVRVLAATNRKLRAAVADGSFRQDLFYRLNVFPLSLPALRDRPDDILPLARMLVQRYHTGAFVPEFTSAAQRKLLAWSWPGNVRELENVVQRALILHDGDCIGEADVSLDEVGPETISTEAQGCAAAASEKALEQDLKVKERELIIRALEAGNGSRKEAAARLGISPRTLRYKIARLRDAGLDVTSRTAGIAVR encoded by the coding sequence ATGGATGAACCTGTGCAACAGGTTACCGGAAGTGAACTGGTCGCCGAGGACCGGCGTTCGGTTGCACTGGTGGCGCTGGCACGTCGCGTCGCCGGTTCCGAGGTGACCGTGATGATCACAGGTGAATCCGGTACCGGCAAGGAGGTACTTGCACGGTTCATTCACCGGAACTCCTCCCGCAGGGATGCTCCCTTCGTTGCCATCAACTGTGCAGCCATTCCCGAGAACATGCTCGAGGCCGTACTGTTTGGCTACGAAAAAGGGGCCTTCACCGGCGCCTACCACGCACACCCCGGCAAGTTCGAGCAGGCCCAGGGCGGCACGCTGCTCCTCGATGAAATCTCCGAGATGGATCTCGGCCTGCAGGCAAAATTGCTGCGGGTGCTTCAGGAAAAGGAGGTCGAACGCCTGGGCGGACGGGAAACCATACCGCTCGATGTGCGCGTGCTGGCCGCTACCAACCGGAAGCTGCGCGCTGCCGTGGCAGATGGCAGCTTCCGGCAAGACCTGTTTTACCGCCTGAATGTGTTTCCGCTGAGTCTGCCGGCCTTGCGTGATCGGCCGGACGACATTCTCCCGCTGGCACGCATGCTGGTACAGCGCTACCACACCGGCGCGTTCGTGCCGGAGTTCACCTCGGCCGCGCAGCGCAAGCTGCTGGCCTGGAGCTGGCCCGGAAACGTGCGCGAGCTGGAAAACGTCGTGCAGCGTGCGCTCATCCTGCACGACGGCGACTGCATCGGGGAGGCGGACGTCAGTCTTGACGAGGTTGGCCCGGAAACGATTTCCACAGAGGCACAGGGATGTGCCGCGGCCGCGTCGGAAAAGGCACTGGAACAGGACCTCAAGGTGAAGGAGCGGGAATTGATCATCCGGGCGCTGGAGGCCGGTAACGGCAGCCGCAAGGAGGCGGCTGCCCGCCTGGGTATCAGTCCGCGCACGCTCAGGTACAAGATAGCGCGCCTGCGCGATGCCGGTCTGGATGTCACATCACGGACAGCCGGCATTGCGGTGCGTTAA
- the fliI gene encoding flagellar protein export ATPase FliI, with protein MNAAVPPSQVRHGDNWLRRLEAYSERAGRPLLLPVEGRLTRMVGLTLEAVGCQVPVGARCDVLTSSGEHIEAEVVGFAGDNTYLMPTGSVHGLTPGARVVPAARGSGALVGDGLLGRVIDAAGRPLDGKGPIVAHDRVPLTGRSINPLARQPITQQLDVGVRSINALLSVGRGQRMGLFAGSGVGKSVLLGMMTRFTEADVVVVGLIGERGREVKEFVQNILGSAGLARAVVVAAPADQPPLMRMHGAWLTTAIAEYFRDHGHNVLLLMDSLSRFAQAQREIGLAIGEPPATKGYPPSVFAKLAQLLERAGNGDTGGGSITAFYTVLAEGDDHNDPVADAARATLDGHLVLSREIAESGLYPAIDIEASISRIMHEIAAPEHLQAAQRFRQLFSAYRQNRDLIAVGAYQRGSDPRVDEAIACYPRLREFLQQHNRQAVTLPESLRQLRTLLAPAASGALRPAGREQSE; from the coding sequence ATGAACGCTGCAGTCCCGCCAAGCCAGGTCCGCCACGGTGACAACTGGTTGCGGCGCCTGGAGGCATACAGTGAACGCGCCGGACGGCCGTTGTTGTTGCCGGTCGAGGGCCGCCTTACGCGTATGGTGGGGCTGACCCTGGAGGCTGTCGGTTGCCAGGTCCCGGTCGGGGCGCGCTGCGACGTGCTCACCAGCAGTGGCGAGCATATCGAGGCGGAAGTGGTTGGATTTGCCGGCGACAATACCTACCTGATGCCGACCGGCAGTGTGCACGGCCTGACGCCCGGCGCGCGCGTGGTGCCGGCGGCACGGGGTTCCGGAGCCCTGGTTGGTGACGGGCTGCTCGGGCGGGTGATCGACGCGGCAGGCCGGCCGCTGGATGGGAAGGGGCCCATCGTCGCGCACGACCGCGTACCGCTGACCGGACGCAGCATCAATCCTCTGGCGCGGCAACCGATTACCCAGCAACTGGATGTGGGCGTGCGTTCCATCAATGCGCTGCTCAGCGTCGGACGTGGTCAGCGCATGGGACTCTTCGCCGGCAGCGGCGTTGGCAAGAGCGTGCTGCTCGGCATGATGACGCGGTTCACGGAGGCGGATGTGGTCGTGGTCGGTCTCATCGGCGAGCGTGGCCGCGAGGTCAAGGAGTTCGTACAAAACATCCTCGGCAGCGCCGGCCTGGCACGGGCGGTGGTGGTGGCGGCGCCCGCTGATCAACCGCCGCTGATGCGCATGCACGGTGCCTGGCTGACCACGGCCATTGCCGAATATTTCCGCGATCACGGGCACAATGTCCTGCTGCTGATGGATTCGCTGAGTCGCTTCGCCCAGGCGCAGCGCGAGATCGGGCTTGCTATCGGCGAACCACCGGCCACCAAAGGCTATCCTCCATCGGTATTCGCCAAGCTGGCGCAGCTACTGGAGCGAGCTGGGAACGGGGATACGGGCGGCGGTTCCATCACGGCCTTTTATACCGTGCTCGCCGAAGGTGACGATCATAACGATCCGGTAGCGGATGCCGCTCGTGCCACGCTGGACGGTCATCTGGTACTGTCACGCGAGATAGCCGAATCCGGTCTGTACCCGGCGATCGATATCGAGGCGTCGATCAGCCGTATCATGCATGAGATCGCCGCACCCGAGCACTTGCAGGCGGCGCAACGGTTCCGTCAGTTGTTCTCCGCCTATCGACAGAACCGTGACCTGATAGCCGTGGGCGCCTACCAGCGCGGCAGCGATCCGCGCGTAGATGAGGCCATTGCCTGCTACCCGCGCCTGCGTGAATTTCTGCAACAGCATAACCGGCAGGCGGTGACGCTACCTGAAAGCCTGCGCCAGCTTCGCACGCTGCTGGCGCCTGCAGCATCAGGCGCACTCAGGCCTGCCGGCAGGGAGCAGAGTGAATGA
- the fliS gene encoding flagellar export chaperone FliS yields MKNPAEQGGIGQYQAVGTQTGVTEASPHRLIQMLLDGALDKIARAKGAMQRNQIEDKGRNITSAGSIVLGLRSSLDMDAGGELAANLDSLYDYMFRRLMDAHLNNELAALDEVASLLREIKQGWDAIPQEAIGGGEMVKSMAGA; encoded by the coding sequence ATGAAGAATCCGGCAGAGCAGGGCGGTATTGGCCAGTACCAGGCGGTCGGCACGCAGACCGGTGTCACCGAGGCATCGCCTCATCGGCTTATCCAGATGCTGCTCGACGGCGCGCTGGATAAGATCGCACGGGCCAAGGGCGCAATGCAGCGCAATCAGATCGAGGATAAGGGCAGGAACATCACAAGTGCGGGTTCGATCGTGCTCGGGCTGCGCAGCAGTCTGGACATGGATGCCGGTGGCGAACTGGCGGCCAATCTCGATAGCCTGTACGACTACATGTTTCGCCGCCTGATGGATGCGCACCTCAATAACGAGCTGGCAGCGCTCGATGAGGTTGCGAGCCTGCTGCGCGAGATCAAGCAGGGTTGGGACGCCATTCCCCAGGAAGCCATCGGCGGCGGGGAAATGGTCAAGTCCATGGCCGGTGCCTGA
- a CDS encoding flagellar assembly protein FliH, whose translation MSDRPLHAAGDAARRWNVPLLEDSAASGGQDAIRRARDEGFEQGRREGLAAAQAEVQVQLGLLRSMTQALTAPLAELDERVEKELVTLALAVARQVIYREVRTDPELVVEAVRKSLDVLPVGTQEIRLHLHPEDAQLVRVQLSDGDDEFGCEIVEDRLSQRGGCRVSTHSSQVDASLDARLDRVIAAVLGESGESV comes from the coding sequence ATGTCTGACAGGCCGCTACACGCAGCAGGTGATGCCGCGCGACGCTGGAATGTGCCGTTGCTTGAAGACAGCGCGGCGAGCGGCGGCCAGGACGCCATCCGGCGTGCCCGGGACGAGGGTTTCGAACAGGGGCGGCGGGAAGGACTGGCCGCCGCACAGGCTGAGGTGCAGGTGCAGCTCGGCCTGCTGCGCAGTATGACGCAGGCGCTGACCGCGCCGCTAGCCGAGCTCGATGAGCGGGTGGAAAAGGAACTCGTCACGCTGGCGCTGGCCGTCGCCCGGCAGGTGATTTACCGCGAGGTGCGGACGGATCCGGAGCTCGTGGTCGAGGCCGTGCGCAAATCTCTCGATGTGCTGCCGGTCGGTACGCAGGAGATACGGCTGCACCTGCATCCGGAGGATGCGCAGCTGGTACGTGTCCAGCTGTCTGATGGTGACGATGAGTTCGGTTGCGAGATCGTGGAAGACCGTCTGAGCCAGCGCGGTGGCTGTCGGGTCTCGACGCACAGTTCGCAGGTAGACGCATCGCTGGATGCGCGCCTGGATCGGGTGATCGCTGCTGTGCTGGGTGAGTCCGGAGAGAGTGTATGA
- a CDS encoding sulfotransferase, with translation MGPLIICGMHRSGTSLVTRSLEAIGLFTGHDKEHNHEAIFFLTINQWLFEQLNASWDNPYNMRFLNADLAGYFQVVIRNLLGSQSASAYTGPAPRYRMVFNPGCDIPWGWKDPRNTFTAGIWGTLFPDARLLHICRNPLDVADSLRRREHEILDHNRSLLTQMLPEQLDGAMQFQQSPRLFHLQEGLALWDDYTQQALAMEAMFGTRALRVRYEDFLAHPSRELAHIAAFAGLSPTPAHLESATSQVDPSRRLAFRDDPELMLAYDTCRRWQSMQILGYDRLIDPSSSSAA, from the coding sequence ATGGGACCATTGATCATCTGCGGCATGCACCGCTCCGGAACTTCGCTTGTCACCCGTTCTCTGGAGGCAATCGGTCTCTTTACCGGCCACGACAAGGAACACAACCATGAAGCGATCTTCTTCCTGACCATCAACCAGTGGCTATTCGAACAACTGAACGCAAGCTGGGACAACCCCTATAACATGCGTTTTCTCAACGCAGATCTGGCCGGATATTTCCAGGTCGTAATCAGGAATCTGCTCGGCAGCCAGTCAGCATCTGCGTATACCGGACCGGCCCCCCGCTACCGCATGGTATTCAACCCCGGCTGCGACATCCCCTGGGGGTGGAAAGATCCCAGGAATACTTTCACTGCCGGCATCTGGGGCACCCTGTTCCCGGATGCCCGGCTGCTGCATATCTGCCGCAACCCGCTGGACGTGGCGGACAGTCTGCGCCGGCGCGAACATGAAATACTGGATCACAACAGGTCCCTGCTGACCCAAATGCTGCCCGAGCAGCTGGACGGAGCCATGCAGTTTCAGCAGTCACCGCGGCTGTTTCACCTGCAGGAAGGCCTGGCCTTGTGGGATGACTATACCCAGCAGGCGCTGGCAATGGAGGCGATGTTCGGAACCCGCGCGCTGCGTGTGCGCTACGAGGATTTTCTTGCGCATCCGTCACGCGAACTGGCGCACATTGCCGCTTTTGCCGGACTCTCGCCGACCCCCGCCCACCTCGAATCGGCGACCAGCCAGGTCGATCCATCGCGACGCCTGGCGTTCCGTGACGATCCCGAACTGATGCTGGCCTATGACACCTGCCGGCGGTGGCAATCAATGCAGATACTCGGATATGACCGCCTGATCGATCCATCAAGCAGCAGCGCAGCGTAA
- a CDS encoding flagellar basal body-associated FliL family protein, whose protein sequence is MKKIIIIAVAVLLLGIAAGGAAYFMLGGKADTKAGAPPDAEGEAGEEVAMSGKTPIYHGLDPDFVIAFQNPKKVRFLKASLEVVVYDQDVIDDLKLHMPAVRDAVLLLFSTQEEDNLLTVEGKEAFRAQILEKIRSTMERLTGRPGVEAVYFSNFVMQ, encoded by the coding sequence ATGAAAAAGATCATCATCATCGCCGTAGCCGTGCTGCTGCTGGGTATTGCCGCGGGCGGCGCTGCCTACTTCATGCTGGGCGGCAAGGCGGACACCAAAGCAGGCGCGCCTCCGGATGCCGAGGGTGAGGCAGGGGAAGAGGTGGCCATGTCGGGCAAGACGCCGATCTACCATGGCCTCGATCCGGATTTTGTCATCGCCTTCCAGAACCCCAAGAAGGTGCGCTTTCTCAAGGCCTCGCTCGAGGTGGTGGTCTACGATCAGGACGTCATCGACGACCTCAAGCTGCATATGCCCGCGGTGCGTGATGCAGTGCTGCTGCTGTTCAGCACCCAGGAAGAGGATAACCTGCTCACCGTCGAGGGCAAGGAAGCCTTTCGGGCGCAGATCCTGGAGAAGATTCGCTCCACCATGGAGCGGCTGACCGGGAGGCCCGGTGTGGAGGCGGTCTACTTCAGCAATTTCGTGATGCAGTAA